The Hydrogenothermus marinus DNA segment ATTTTTCCTTCTAAAATCTCTTTTACTCTTTCTCTATCCTTATCTACTACTTCAAATATTTTATTTAGGTCTTCTTCTTTTATTAACTCAAAACCTAATCTTTCTGATAGTTCTTTTCCTTTATCATAATCTAAAACTTTAAAACTAATATCTTCAAGGAAGAAAGAAAGTCTTTTTTTAAGAGAGTTTAAAGCTTTTAAATCATCAACAAACATAAGACTTACACCTTTTGTAAGTCCACCTGCAAACATCCTTGATGTTCTTCCTGATGCTTGAATATATCCAGTAGCATCTCCTATAACTACCAAAAGCTCTCCATCTTTTTCTTTTAAAGAAATATCTTCAGAATTTTTAATTTTTTCTAAAAATTCAGGATTGCTTAAATGTATTTCAATAAAGTTTTTTATTTCTTCAAGTTTTTCTTTTATTTTTGGATATTTATCAACAAGTTCCTCTTTTAATGTTAAATATTTTTTTAAATAAGTAAGATAAGACATTACCTTAGTTTTATCTTCTATAAGCCCTCTTAAAACAAGGAGCATTCCAAAAAGCTTTATAGGAGATAAAGAAAGATTAGCACTAAATTCCATTTTTGGAATTCCTAAAAAGATAGCATATCTAACTGCTTGAGGAAGATCAATCCCTCTTGCAAGAGGATTTCTATAGCTTGCTATTCCAACTACCGCCTGAATTTTACCTTCAATAAACTTTTCTTGATTTTCTGGTGTAAAATTTTCATAAGATAGAGTAGAAATTCCTTTTTTATTTAAATAATCAACAACAACATTTACATAATCTTTACCTAAATCTTCAGATATAAAAACAAAAACGCCATTTCCATATTTTTTTATAAATTTTACAGACTCTTCTAAATAATCTTTATCTGTATATATAAGAATATCTTCTACATTTCTAAGAGATGCTCCTGATTTCCCAACTTCAAAACCTAAAATCTCTCTAAAAAGTTTTACTCTTTTTGATTTAGGTTGAGATGTTGCAGAAGAAACAACAAGAACATTGTTTATCTCTTTTCTTCTTTTTTCAAGAATTGTTTCAAGTTTTTTTATTGTTTCAAACAACTTCTCATTAGCTTTTTCTCCAAGCTTTGCAACCTTAGATTTTAAATCTAAAAGCTTTAAAGCTATTTCTATATCTTTATCTGTAAAACCAAGAAGTTTTATAACCTTATCAACATTCCTTGCACTTTTTAAAAGAGAATCTACATCGTCAACAAATACAAAATCAAAAGGTTTAGGAATATTATCAAAATTTTTATAAAGAAAATTTGTAGTTGTAATTAAAATATCAAAATTTCCAGCTTGTATTTCTTCTTTTTCTTGTTTTTTTCCTGTATATGCAATAATCTTTTTATCTGTAATTTTAGAAAGTTTTTCTACAGTTTGCATTACAAGTAGTTTTGTTGGAACTAATATATATACTTTACCTTTTATATATGCAGATGTAATTAAACCCCAAGTAGTTTTTCCTACACCTGTTGGAGCAATCATTGTAAATGATTTTTTTAAAGCAACCCTTTTTGCCCACATTATTTGAAGAGTCCAAGGAGTAAAACCTGTTTTTTCTTTGAAAAATTTTGTAAAATCCTCTGTGAATTCTTCTAACCAGCATATATGTTTAAACTCTTTTAATTTTCCATTAAGAGCATCACATATATCTTTTTTTTCAGTATAATCTATTTCATTTGGTAAACATTTTTCACAAGGAAGTCCTAATTTCAACCTTTCATCAGAGATTATGCCTTTACAGTTAGGACACATTCTATGAAACTCAGCTATTTTCATAATTTCCTCCAATAAAATTAAAAACTTTATTTTTCTTTTTTAAAACCTTATTATTAGTATAATGGATTATAAGCAAAATGTTATTAAAATTTTTGTTATAGGTTTTATTTTTATTACTTTTTTAAGCATATCTAGTTGTATTCATAAAAATAATCAAATAAAGAATTCAGAAGATATAAATAAAGAATGCCTCCAAGCTACTATTAAAGCAATAAATTTAGAGATAGAAAGATTCCAAGAATGGTTAAAAATGCCTGAAAAAAATTTATCTCAAGGAGCTTTAAGTAAGAAAGATATTAAATATAAACTGGATAAATTAAAAGCAGACCTAATTAAGTATAAAAATATGAAAATAAAAAATTATAAATGTCCTAAAAAGAAAGAAGTAATAGGTTGGATAGAACAACCTTATAAAGAAAATATACTTTTATATACTAAAAAAATGAGTAGATCAGGACCTTTTTATCATATTTTAGGAATTCATGATAATAATTTTATTTTTATAAAACCTAATATAAAATACAAAATGAAAATATATCTTATATATCCTAGATTTTATCCTTTCCCAAGCTATTATATCTTTATAGAAAAATTTAAACCAATAGCTAATTAATTATGAGGTGCTACGTGATATAGTTTTTTCCCAAGTTCTACAATCTTTTTATATTCTTTTAAAGATTTTTTCCATTTTTCAGGTATACTTTCTTCACCATTATAAGCTCCTGCAAAAGCACCTGCTATTAAAGCTATTGAATCTGTGTCTCCTCCATAATTACCATAAGAGTTTGCTGCATTAATTATTACTGTTTCTGTTTGAGAAGGAGTTTTTAAAAATATAAATAAAGCTTGAGAAAAAGCTTCCAGGGCAAAAGAACCATTCCCAAGTTCATTAATAGCTTCTTCATAAGATGCATCTTCTTTTAAGAGATTTTCTACTTTTTCTAAATATTTAATAGTATCTCTTTGAGAAACAAAAGTCTTTAAAAGCTCTAAAAAATAATGATATTCATCTTCAAGATAGAACTTTCCTTCTAAAATTTCTCCTATAGAAACTGCCATGGCAGAGGCAACATCTAAAACTATTTCATGTCTATGGGTAAGCATAACAACTGCTTTTGTACCTTCTACTGCAAGAGCAGGATTTGTATAATGATACATACCTATAGGGATTGCAGGTAAAGCTCCTTCTATTGAAAAACCACCTTTTGATATATCTTTTCCTTCTTTTAAGGCTTCAATAGCTACTAAAAAATGTGGATCTGCATAATTATGAATCTCTTCCTTTTCTTCCCATTTTATATATCTTTCTATAATATCTCTTATATCAAGCCTGCCTTTTTCAACTAATGAAGTAGCTATCATTTTTACAATCTCAAACTCACTTGAAGTTTCTCCTTCTCTTAAAAATGAAGCAGGAGAAGATGGATGAGGTTTTTCAAGATCAGAAATTTTATTACCATAATGAAGTATTACTTCATCTATAGGAAGTTCTTCTACACACATTCCCATAGAATCTCCAATTGCCGCTCCAAGTAAAGCTCCTACAAATCTGTTTTTCAAAACTTATACCTCTTAATCTTTTTCTGGTCTTAAAGTTGGGAAAAGTATAACTTCTCTTATAGAAGGCGTATCTACAAGCATCATTACAAGTCTATCTATTCCAATACCTTCCCCACCTGTTGGCGGTAGTCCATATTCAAGAGCCATAAGAAAGTTTTCATCTACTTCCATAGCTTCTTCATCACCTTCTGCTTTCTCTTTTAATTGTTGTAAAAATCTTTTTCTTTGCTCTTCTGGATCGTTAAGCTCTGTATATGCATTTGCTATCTCTTTTTTATTTACTATAAGCTCAAATCTTTCTACTAAATCTTCAT contains these protein-coding regions:
- the rgy gene encoding reverse gyrase; its protein translation is MKIAEFHRMCPNCKGIISDERLKLGLPCEKCLPNEIDYTEKKDICDALNGKLKEFKHICWLEEFTEDFTKFFKEKTGFTPWTLQIMWAKRVALKKSFTMIAPTGVGKTTWGLITSAYIKGKVYILVPTKLLVMQTVEKLSKITDKKIIAYTGKKQEKEEIQAGNFDILITTTNFLYKNFDNIPKPFDFVFVDDVDSLLKSARNVDKVIKLLGFTDKDIEIALKLLDLKSKVAKLGEKANEKLFETIKKLETILEKRRKEINNVLVVSSATSQPKSKRVKLFREILGFEVGKSGASLRNVEDILIYTDKDYLEESVKFIKKYGNGVFVFISEDLGKDYVNVVVDYLNKKGISTLSYENFTPENQEKFIEGKIQAVVGIASYRNPLARGIDLPQAVRYAIFLGIPKMEFSANLSLSPIKLFGMLLVLRGLIEDKTKVMSYLTYLKKYLTLKEELVDKYPKIKEKLEEIKNFIEIHLSNPEFLEKIKNSEDISLKEKDGELLVVIGDATGYIQASGRTSRMFAGGLTKGVSLMFVDDLKALNSLKKRLSFFLEDISFKVLDYDKGKELSERLGFELIKEEDLNKIFEVVDKDRERVKEILEGKIKSETKNLVRTALVVVESPNKARTIANFFGKPIRRKVLDIDAYEINIGNKLLLLTASKGHVFDITTRDGIWGVKEENHYYIPVYDTIKYCSKCNEQTTEPFCTKCKGKPDIDKITIVEALRQLGLEIDEIYIASDPDTEGEKIGWDVGTVLKPYQNKMKRMEFHEVTKWAFMEALENPRNIDENLVKAQIVRRVADRWVGFSLSQHLWKVFKKNWLSAGRVQTPVLGWIIDRYKQGKEKKGVINVETKAGKFRFEFEDLKEFNKVIPEKIEIKLKEKSIIEKNPLPPFNTGELLRESSNRLGLSADETMNIAQDLFESGFITYHRTDSTRVSTAGMGIAKEYISEKFGADFVKLRPWGEGGAHECIRPTRALDTEELQSLIMVSGSTSKITKNHFKVYDLIFRRFIASQMIPVEVEKISIIVKLFPIGKEIEEERLTKIIKNGWNLIEYLKLEPLPIDLDEGKAYSFDVISYTKREIPKVYPYTQGELVEEMRNRKIGRPSTYAKIVQTILDRRYAVEKGRFLYPTKLGIEIYEYLSKHFPEYTSEEFTRELEAIMDKVETAEANYQEIIDSLKPILKVSKKKL
- a CDS encoding ADP-ribosylglycohydrolase family protein; amino-acid sequence: MKNRFVGALLGAAIGDSMGMCVEELPIDEVILHYGNKISDLEKPHPSSPASFLREGETSSEFEIVKMIATSLVEKGRLDIRDIIERYIKWEEKEEIHNYADPHFLVAIEALKEGKDISKGGFSIEGALPAIPIGMYHYTNPALAVEGTKAVVMLTHRHEIVLDVASAMAVSIGEILEGKFYLEDEYHYFLELLKTFVSQRDTIKYLEKVENLLKEDASYEEAINELGNGSFALEAFSQALFIFLKTPSQTETVIINAANSYGNYGGDTDSIALIAGAFAGAYNGEESIPEKWKKSLKEYKKIVELGKKLYHVAPHN